One window from the genome of Salvia miltiorrhiza cultivar Shanhuang (shh) chromosome 7, IMPLAD_Smil_shh, whole genome shotgun sequence encodes:
- the LOC130992299 gene encoding large ribosomal RNA subunit accumulation protein YCED homolog 1, chloroplastic: MLRPIASPLPSPPPIKFSSHHRPTPHKPFIPNHPANTTLNQRFTPSITKFCSLSAQFDDFSGSDWELGDEEIEIPGDDDEGCPWEGAILYRRNGAISHLEYATTLESLGLAKVSSGLSRTRAFEMGLRLVKPVTDYPDGTPVLISVDVTRRKHKLRLDGIVRTVIALNCNRCGEPAAQSVYSNFALLLCEEPIAEPETINIGMIFGEEKLKTFETEEDDDASIDLDDQLYFPPEQKVIDISKNIRDIIHVEITISAVCDPNCKGLCLKCGANLNISKCTCRQQKVEEKAHGPLGNLRKQMQQT, translated from the exons ATGCTCCGCCCTATCGCTTCCCCTTTGCCATCTCCCCCTCCCATCAAATTCAGCTCCCACCACCGCCCAACTCCCCACAAACCCTTCATACCGAATCACCCCGCCAACACAACCCTAAACCAACGATTCACCCCATCAATCACCAAATTCTGCAGTCTCTCCGCGCAATTCGATGATTTCTCCGGAAGCGACTGGGAACTCGGCGACGAAGAAATCGAAATTCCCGGAGACGACGACGAGGGCTGCCCGTGGGAAGGCGCGATTCTGTACAGACGGAACGGCGCCATCTCGCATTTGGAGTACGCCACCACTCTTGAGAGCTTGGGCTTAGCAAAGGTCTCTTCGGGCCTGTCCAGAACTCGGGCTTTCGAAATGGGCTTGCGGCTGGTGAAGCCCGTGACCGATTATCCGGACGGGACACCGGTTTTGATTTCGGTGGATGTGACGCGGAGGAAGCACAAGTTGAGGCTGGATGGAATCGTTCGAACCGTCATTGCTCTCAATTGCAATAG GTGTGGCGAGCCAGCTGCTCAGAGCGTCTACTCAAACTTTGCGCTTTTATTGTGTGAAGAACCCATAGCTGAACCGGAGACCATAAACATAGGTATGATATTTGGGGAAGAGAAGCTGAAAACTTTTGAAAcagaggaagatgatgatgctTCAATCGACTTAGATGATCAGTTGTATTTTCCTCCTGAACAAAAAGTCATCGACATCTCAAAGAACATACGGGACATCATACACGTAGAGATCACGATTAGCGCTGTCTGCGATCCTAACTGCAAAGGATTGTGTCTGAAATGTGGTGCCAATCTCAACATTAGCAAGTGTACATGTAGGCAGCAGAAGGTTGAGGAGAAGGCTCATGGACCCCTTGGAAATTTACGAAAACAAATGCAGCAAACGTGA
- the LOC130992301 gene encoding LOW QUALITY PROTEIN: embryo-specific protein ATS3B-like (The sequence of the model RefSeq protein was modified relative to this genomic sequence to represent the inferred CDS: deleted 1 base in 1 codon), with product LNRHQTWDVAVASLFLEPSHLQRLLHRSQVFVKNHETPNFPANSCSRLLLCTIKIHHPPSLKINTTQNARSCSFTVSIRTSCSSTRFTRDHISLAFGDAYGTQVYAPHLDDPSSRTFESCSTDTFQISGPCQYQICYLYLYRSGYDGWIPYDVTVYGYNSKPSTFFYNVNIPSDIWYGYNYCSGTRATSSAAK from the exons TTGAATCGCCACCAAACCTGGGACGTGGCTGTTGCATCTCTATTTCTCGAACCATCTCATCTGCAGCGCCTACTTCACAGATCTCAAGTTTTTGTTAAGAATCATGAAACCCCTAATTTTCCTGCTAATTCATGCTCTCGTCTTCTGTTATGCACAATCAAGATCCATCACCCCCCATCTCTCAAAATCAACACAACCCAG AATGCGAGAAGCTGTTCGTTTACTGTAAGCATTAGGACCAGTTGCTCGTCTACTCGATTCACACGTGATCATATCAGCCTTGCCTTCGGCGATGCCTATGGGACTCAG GTTTATGCTCCACATCTAGATGATCCGTCCTCAAGGACGTTTGAGAGTTGCTCGACTGACACGTTCCAAATCAGTGGACCGTGT CAGTACCAGATATGCTACTTGTACCTCTACAGAAGTGGGTATGATGGATGGATCCCATATGATGTAACAGTCTACGGGTATAACTCGAAGCCCTCCACTTTCTTCTACAATGTAAATATACCCTCGGATATCTGGTACGGCTATAATTACTGTTCCGGCACCAGAGCTACTTCATCAGCAGCCAAGTAA